The Thermosipho affectus DNA window TATAATAATGGGGAGTGGGACTACTGCTTTATCAACACTCCTTGGGAGAAAAGTTGATATAACTGTTCCTACAGTTGAAATGAAGAAACTCAAAGAAATAAGAAAAGAGGTTAAAGGTAAAAATGCGGTAGTTTCGATAAATTTTGTAGGAGAAATAGAAGGATTAAATGCCTTGGTTTTACCACAGATTGCAGTGGCAAGGATTGCAAATATTATGATGGGTGGTACTGGAGAAGTAGAATCAGAGGAAGTGGATGAAATATCATTGAGTGCAGTCTCTGAAGCAATGAATCAAATGATGGGGGCGGCAGCAACTTCTCTTTCAGATATGTTAAAAAAACCAGTGGATATAACACCTCCGGTCGTTGAATTGTTAGATTTTGATGATGAAAATGTTAAATTTCCACCGGTAGTTACTAACGAGGATGATGTTGTTGCAAAGGTTAATTTTAATCTTATAATCGAGGGGTTAGAACCTGCAGCCTTCTTTTTAACAATGTCACCACCTTTTGTAAAAAAATTGTATAAGATGTTATTTGGTAGTACTGAAACGGTACAAGAGGAAAAACAGTCTCCATTGCAGCCACAAACGCAAGTTAATAATCAATCTGGGAAGCCATCGATGGGAATGGCTACTTCTGAAAATGTTCAGAAAAATCCAGTTGCGGTTTCACCAGCTCAATTTCAATCTTTTGAAAGTGGAGGAACTGTAAAAAGTGGTACACAGATTCCAGATAGGATTCAAGCACTTTTAGATATTCCTTTAAATGTTGTTGTGGAATTAGGAAAAACGAAATTAACTTTAAAACAAGTTATGGAGCTTTCTGTAGGTTCGTTGATTGAACTTGATAAATTGACAGGTGAACCTGTGGATATTATAGTTAATGGGAAACTTATTGCAAGGGGTGAAGTCGTAGTAATAGATGAAAATTTTGGTGTAAGAATTACGGAAATTGTGAGTCCACAAGAAAGATTTTACACTTTAGAATAAAAAAGGCTTCGGAAGATCCGAAGCCTTTTTTATTTTTTCTTTGATTTAGCCGCTATTGAAAGGGACCAAAATAGTCCTCCAAATAAAACTACACCTGCAAAAATCATAAATATTATAGCACTTATGCTCATTTTGTCTCCTCCCTTTAAATTTCCTTCTTATAGTATTCGCTGTCCTTTGAAGGAATTTTTGAAAGAATAATAGCGATAATCGGAGTTGCAATTAGTATTGCAAAACCAGTTAATAATGCCCAAGTTGGATAACCCCCATATGGTTCTTTAATCTCATCTATTAATGTTAAAACAAGAACAGATATAAGTGCAGTTGGAATTATGAATTTTAACGATAAATTAAACCATTTTCCGATCTTTACTTCTGAAACTTTGTTGATATAATTTCTGAGTTTTTCCGCACCAAAAACCCAACCAATGATTATTGATTCCAAAATTCCAACAATTAATAATGCATATATACTAAGAAAGTGATCAATGATATCAAGCCAATACAGACCTCCTTGCGTGGAGAAAAGAAGTCCACATAGGAATCCAAATATTGAAAATCCTATTAAAAATGCCTTTTTGTTTGTTTTGAATTTATCAGATGCTGCTGCTTCTACCGCTTCAACTAGCGAGAAAGCAGAATCAATACCAAGTGTTAATAACATCAAAAAGAAAGCAAGACCAATAATTGATTGGATAATCATACCACCTGGGAATAAAGAGATAGCTTTTGGATAAACTACAAATGCGAGTCCAATTCCACCTTTTACAACTTCATTGACAGGACTTCCAGTTTGTAAAGCCATGTAACCTAGCACTGAAAATACGGCAATTCCAGCAAGAAATGATGTAGCAGAGTTTCCTAATGCCGTAATTATAGCGTTGTTTGCAATGTCTTCATCTTTTTTGTTGTAACTTCCGTATGCAATCATTATACCAAACGCCAAACTAAGCGTGAAGAATATTTGACCAAATGCATTAGCCCAAACTCTTGGATCTGCAAGCTTTGCAAAATTTGGTTCAAATAGATAATTTAATCCTTGTGTTGCACCATCTAA harbors:
- a CDS encoding MetS family NSS transporter small subunit, which codes for MSISAIIFMIFAGVVLFGGLFWSLSIAAKSKKK
- the fliY gene encoding flagellar motor switch phosphatase FliY, whose amino-acid sequence is MGDEQFLSQEELDSLLNQIDDSQNELTDLEKDMFGEIGNIIMGSGTTALSTLLGRKVDITVPTVEMKKLKEIRKEVKGKNAVVSINFVGEIEGLNALVLPQIAVARIANIMMGGTGEVESEEVDEISLSAVSEAMNQMMGAAATSLSDMLKKPVDITPPVVELLDFDDENVKFPPVVTNEDDVVAKVNFNLIIEGLEPAAFFLTMSPPFVKKLYKMLFGSTETVQEEKQSPLQPQTQVNNQSGKPSMGMATSENVQKNPVAVSPAQFQSFESGGTVKSGTQIPDRIQALLDIPLNVVVELGKTKLTLKQVMELSVGSLIELDKLTGEPVDIIVNGKLIARGEVVVIDENFGVRITEIVSPQERFYTLE
- a CDS encoding sodium-dependent transporter, producing MARQKWGSRWAFVLAAIGSAAGLGNAWRFPYMAYSNGGGAFYVPYFIALFLAGIPLLMAEFAIGQKFQSSAPKSMAKIKKGAEFIGWWAVITGALITFYYNVIMAYIFNYLYHSFGVAWKDNPSNFFFGNFLKISNGPGELGSIRWPILIGLVLAWLWIYFILRKGTSSVGKTVVWTVPLPVVLLILLGIRGITLDGATQGLNYLFEPNFAKLADPRVWANAFGQIFFTLSLAFGIMIAYGSYNKKDEDIANNAIITALGNSATSFLAGIAVFSVLGYMALQTGSPVNEVVKGGIGLAFVVYPKAISLFPGGMIIQSIIGLAFFLMLLTLGIDSAFSLVEAVEAAASDKFKTNKKAFLIGFSIFGFLCGLLFSTQGGLYWLDIIDHFLSIYALLIVGILESIIIGWVFGAEKLRNYINKVSEVKIGKWFNLSLKFIIPTALISVLVLTLIDEIKEPYGGYPTWALLTGFAILIATPIIAIILSKIPSKDSEYYKKEI